The sequence below is a genomic window from Dermacentor albipictus isolate Rhodes 1998 colony chromosome 2, USDA_Dalb.pri_finalv2, whole genome shotgun sequence.
CGTGTACACCTGCCGCGTTAAAGCCGCCGAGGAGGAGATCGCCGACTTGGAGGACCACAATAAAGTCGTCGCCGGTGCCAAAAAAGGAGCGTCGGCCGTACCGAGTGACTACCGCGCCGTGAAAACGTAAGCCCTATGTTTAAGGTGTGCCTTGGCTGCCTGCCGTATGAAATGGGAGGCTGTGCTGCTGGCAGCGGCTGCTGCATTTTGGCGAGGCCGAAATGTAAGGACACCCGGGTATTGCCATTTCAATGAACGTTAGGTGGCAGAAACTAATACTGGTGTGATACGACCATTTTCGATCGCGATTGGTTCCCAGCctcagcttgcgcaaaggagccaatcgcgacAAAGAAATTCGATCCGGGttgggctcgatcgcgatcaaatGTGCGCTGTGACACTCGTGTATCCCCGAGCCCTGTGTTGTATCGCCTCCCGTAGCCCATCAGGTGGCTGGGTAGTGAtatgttgtttttgatagtttttcATAGTTAATTCTTGTTCCAACTAGAAATCGGACTACGATCAAGTCAGTAGGGAAACTTCGGTCATCTCTGACCTAATGTTTTGACAAGGCGACAGTCCCCTTGGTGTTGGCTGTGGGTTTAAGCGTCTCTTATTCGCCCACTGTTTAGTCTGATTTAAGTCGCTCCAAACATGTATTTCGATGTTGAATctatcaacacaacaaaatattaCATGGCAAGCCTGTCACAGTCATTTGAGAGGCATGAGATCAAGCAAGCTAAATGGACTttggaaaaatggaaaaaaaagcatgcactGGGTTGTTGCAACTTTCCGAGTCTGCTACACAATGCCTAAGTGTCTTGTCAGGATTTTAGTATTTGCAGATTTAAAATTTAAGGGCCTAATATAAAACCATATTTTACTTTGTTCTGTGCCGAGACGGCGAGAAAAATCTTTGGATATGTAGCAATAGCTTAAATTTGGAGGAGGAACACACACATGGTAGTGTACTAAGAACCAAGCTCTATTTTCACTGGCAAATCTACAGATGTGACCTTTTGGATGATGTCTGCAGATTTGTAAGATGTCTGTCTCATTTGGGCAAACTAAAAACGAAAGCTGACCAGTTGCCATGTTTCAAGCTGTGTTGCAATCTTTTTTGTCACTTGCTGTCCGTGTCTGCCAACCATGTTAAGTGCATAAAGTGTTAACATGTAAAGGAACTGTGAATGTAGCATTGCACAGCGCTACATTGTTTGAAGAGAACAAAAATGTGTAAAAGTCCCTCAGCTCTAAGGGTCTTGAAATCTTGCACAAACACAGCAGGTGCAGTGAATACGCCATTGACTGCTGTCTGTTGTCCCACTTACTGTTGTGATTTCCAGGCTAACCAACATGCGAAAAAAGCAAATCGCCAAGTACCTCCACAACTTCTACCCGAAGCCACACGAGATTGCACACACTGCTGCACACAACTATCTCACGCTGAATGAGATTTTGGACAGGCTATTGGACGCCAGCATCAATCCGCCAGAGGCACGATACATCAGACTTGGACCAGAGTTTTGGCCGCTGCATATACAAGTGCTTCTGAATATGAACTTGGTTGAGCGAGACCCTGACAGGAGTGAGTATGTCAGGTTGCAGGACTGCGGATGAACTTTGCTACTAAAAGTGACTGTCCCGACAAAAGTGTTGTCAACTTTATAATCCTTTGTTGTCAGTGTGGGATTCTTCAGTGACAAACGGCATATGATGACGTATGCCTCAGTGGAAATATATGTGCTTCTTGAAAACAAGCATCATGCAGGCAGCGGCTGTGAATATTGTAAGATTTCTTTTAGTGCAAGTTACCTGTGCAATAGCATAACAGAAAGTCATCATGTTGTGCATGAAATAAATTTGCCGACACTATTGCTGACACTTTCTTACCTAGCTTCCAGCTAAAGCGGTTGCTAATCACGTGGTCTGTATGCTGTGCGATATCCTTGTGCAATAGTTCACATAGCTTTCACTGCTTCCAAGGCTGTTCAACATTAAAGGGATACTTAAACACTTTTCTAGCTAATCATAGAATGACCTCATTCGCCAATGTTGTGCCGCAAAAATTTTTGGAATCCTCCAACTGTAAGTGGAGTTATTGCACTGATACCgggctttctttctgtcttcgtCTCCGCTAAATTacgttaaattatggggttttatgtgccaaaaccactttctgattatgaggcatgccgtagtggaggattctggaaattttgaccacctggggttctttaacgtgcacctaaatctaaacatcacaggtgttttcgcatttcgcccccttcgaaatgcggccgccatggtcgggattcagtcgcgcgacctcgtactcagcagcccaacaccatagccactgagcaaccacggcgggtttcgtcTCTGCTAGCGCTCTGGAAACTAGACAGAGGAGAAAGACAAGAGGGCAAAGCCCCGGCCAGAAGTTGAACGTCGTGGTGGTGAAAGGGCTTGTTTGGCGGCAGTGGTAGACTACACTACGCGCTAGCAAAACACGCTGATCCTGACTGAATTGATAAGTTGAAAgcttggatagcttggaatacatctATCCCCGCTTTTAGAACAAGCTCACGCCGTTTGGACGTAGCTTATACCTCTGTCACATGAGCATGCAAAAACTCTTTTACGTAAGTGGTCTTTTACCAACTTGAAAGACTTTTTAATGAAGAGGCATTGCATATCAGACACATGGCACCGACGATATCTTTTGAGTGTTTCCTTCTGGACACACTACCGAAAGCGTGGCGCTGGCATTCAAAACAAAACCGGGCAAATGAAAGTGATCTATCTTGAAATATAAGTGAAAAGTTGTTGTATTGCACATTTTTCAAATAAGCTTAACAATGCCAGATTAGGAAACATTATAGCGAAGATTTATTCTCATACTTTAAAGAGCGTTTGCAGGACTGGTAAAGTGCACAAGTTGTCTGGCAACATTGGGCTTCTTTTATCGCGTTGGCCGCAGTGTTCACGCCACAGGGTGCTTGTTGCGTGCGCCCTGGGCTGTTTTGTCAGTGGCGTTGGCAATCGATACTCACAATGCTGCGCGCGATTTTCTACGTCTGCGCGGTGCATGTTTGTAAGCGTCATCACATGACATCCACAACCCGGTCGACCTGCTTACGAGAGTGCAGTAGAAAATGAGCATTACTGGGTTTACTGCACCTTCTGCGAGGCATAATGTAATTTTTTACGATTAGCCTAGCCAACAGAAAATACACATTTGCTTATCTtgtaaaaaatatataataattGCTTGCACCTACTGGTTTTGAGGCTACTCCTTTTCAGCTGTGAAAGAGATTGACGACCTCCGTTTCCAGAAAAGACCATTTCTGAAATAGACCCTGTCGTGTGTCTGTAGGCGAAACTCATTTTTGGGAGAAGCCTTTTTGTTAAAGACTTTTGAGTGCCCATGTGGCAGGGGTGTTAATCAGCTCCGAAAGCAAATTTTttacatgttctctgaagctgtgccCAAAGCTTTGTGTCATCCACATAGTTACCATATACGATATCTACCAAAACAGGTTTTATAAGCCACACCGGCATCATACACATTCATTGCAAacacggaggcagctgaggcaagcaatggacgcgtcaccaagTGATCGAACATGGCAGCACCTGCGTGTTCACCACGAAAAGGGTCAATAACCAATGACAATACTAACACGCAGCGCTGGTTTTATTTAATAAATAAGAAGCCGTTAAATGTTTCCAGCCTGGTGCCCGTGTTGAAGTGTCCTGTGCTGTGCATGTGAAAGGGCAAGATGGTGCCTTGGCACAGAAAGCTGTCTCCCCGACATGTCGCATGATATCTTCAATTGCGTCTACATTGCAGAATAAATAGTTGACGATTACCACTCACATGTTTTGCATGCTGTCACTTCGAGAAATGTCTCGGAATACCATGCCCCTCTGAAAGGTTTTGTAGAGATCtcaaagcaagaaaaataaaaaggtgCAACAAGCACGTGTCTTGGCTCAACTATTTGTTGTCATCACATTGCTGGTGCAAGATGGTGAGTATCAAAAGTACAGAGCTTTAAGTGTGTGGCATAATTGTTGCAATGCTGACCCCAGATTATGCTTAGGACCGAGAATCTCGTGTTAAACTCGGCAAACAATAATGCACACCTTACACATGAAGGGATGTGTCAATAAATCTGAACAATCGCTTCATCGACGTGATAAAATTGTCTTTTAACTAAAATTGTCATTTCGCTTGAGCAGCTTAACATGCACTGAAAACATTGCGAAGGCAATAAGTTTTCTTTTGCAATAATTAAACTCAAAAGATTTAGCAGCTATTGTGAGTCAACTGTCATGCATGTGGTGCCTCGGAATGCAATGAATGAAATTGCAGCTGTGGATATATAGTGGCAACTACACTAGTAGTAATAATCTTGGCACATGTGCGGTCTTCACAGTTGTGTATTGCATGCTAGCATCCTGGAAGTTGCTGAGACGCACTGAAACCTAAAATTGTTTTGCCACATGCAAAACAATTTTCACAGTTTGGGTATGGaagcaaggtaaatatacctggtagcgaagcttccatagaagcccatacgtttaaaacatggcggttcatggggcttagcacCATCAGTACGAgaagggaacacttccggtggaaggAAAAAACAATGTGACGCATATCCGTCAAACAACAAGTCAACAAACAAGTGCCGTCATTTTGTTCTCAAGGGTGCAAACAACAAGTCAACAAACAAGTGCCGTCATTTTGTTCTCAAGGGTgcaaaatttgttttggtggtctGCCACTTAGAGCTGTATACttaaatgccccgccattcgactagATGGGTGTTTCGAGCTTTCAGTGCAGAAAGCGATGCAAACAAAGGTCAACCGTATGgctgtcgaaatcgcaccccttaacagaacatactttctttggtggcccacgaaagctttaggtgtggAGTGCTGGTTCTATTGTCGGACGCCAGACTCGTTGGTCTGCGAAGTTGCACGAAAACAATTAAAGTaagcaattatctggcggtcgcaaCTGACCACTTATGACTGAACAGGTTGAGAAACTATGAAGGTACCTGCGTCACCAAAGTaagacaaacgtcgacaagcaaaagaGTGCCACGTGTTAAGGGGGcgtattgtaacaggtgaactACACGAGCACGCCTTTCTGAGCACTTGAAGAGCTACATTGCTTTGCAAGCGATAGCGGCGGCAACACCCCCTGTTACGATGGGCACTGTAAAAAGGGatttattgataatgataaaaTAAAACGGAGTTGTATTTTTTTGTTCGTCACACATATATAAAATTGataaattttattttcgttcaatGAATCTAACTGCATCTCACtataattacaaaaaaaaaagctttcttctttcccagtgtttgttccctccaaacatagctgcgcttcaatcgctgctcccatacccacccttgctgatgtcagtgacaatttgttctgaagCACTTTTTGCccaaagcttcgcgacctatttggattgACCTTGATGGAAGTCTGGTAACTTTTGGCAACATCTCTGGCAACATTTAATCTTCAGTAATGAGTCTGACGACTTCAACGGAGACAGCATTCAATGACCTGCTCAAGCTGCATGTGTGACACTAGTATGAAGATAATAAAGCAACAGAGACTGAGTAGCATTGAAGGAATAAATTTATGTAGagatatatattattatatatacaCAAGAAAAATTTGTCAACTATTTTTACAATTTGTGGGGTCGGCAAGCATCCCCCTCACATCTTCAGTGAAGACAGTTGTTCGCAAGAGAATTGTGCTTCACCACGAGCACGCAGACAGGTCCAGTGGCGTGACGTCGTGGCACGAGTATGCGTGTGGCACTGAAGCGTTCAGAGTCCGTTGCGAAACAGCACAGTAAATTTTTTTGCTGCACAGTCTCAACACATCCCCACTTCCGTGATGGCCTCTGTTTGTCTTGTAGTTGCACAAGGCGACCCCTGAAAGGCAAGCGTGAACACAGCCTTCAGTGAAATACAAGTATTGAGCAGTGCAAGTCTTGCAGAGCTGTAATCCATCCTCATAAAAGGAAGCTAGAGTGGGTTACAAAGCGCTCACTAGAATAACTAAATTACACTTCCAAAATGCCAAAGAGCAGACTCTTAACCCTGAGTGCATGCTTGGTATGCccagaaaagacagaaaaattgGTGGTTACTGCACTAGCTTCTTTGATGTTGCCAGGAAGTTTGGTATAACTGCTTACTGCTAAAAAGAATACACTGCATCCTAACTGAACCAAATACTTAACCTAGGAGTATTTGGTTGGGCTTCAGGTGAACTTTGATGTGTGGGCTCTTTGATGTGTACGAAAGCAAGGCACACGAGTTTTTTGCATTTGTCTTCATTGGAATGCAGCCGTGGCAGTTGAGAACCGAACATGCAATCTTGTGCTTAGCAACTGAATGCTGGAGCCGACCTGGTGCAGCAGCTATGACATTGTGCTGTTGAGCAAAGGGCCAACTGGCTTgatcccggccacagtggctgcattCTAACGGAGGtcgaatgcaaaaacactcgtacACCAAGCTTCTTAGGGTGCACGATAAGGGACCCAAAATGGTAAAatataatccggagtcccccgcccCTTTGGCATCCATCATAACCTCGCTGTGCAGCTTCGCAACATTAAGCTCCACACCACAGACAtgagccaccacggcaggtgttAAGGGGTTGAACCTGGCGCTACCACCTTTCTGGGGGCAGTCACTCTGCCAAATGAGCTTAACCAAGCAACCAGCAGATGACAGGGCAAATACTTCATAGCCTGCTATCTACTCTCTGGCAGATGCTAACATTCATCTTTACTGGTATGGAATACAGTGACCTGTGTTCTCATTCCAACAATTTTAAGAGATGCTGTGCTTTATGCTTCTCTGTTATCGCTCAAAGTTTGCAGCAAGATTACTTTCCTGGTTTGCAACATGCAAAAAAACATATGGCATCAATGCTTGCCTGGTTTGTCAACGACTTTTCAATGACAAGCTGCGaagtctgtctgtgtctctgCAACAGCTCACTCCTCTGACAGTGAGGTGCACCTACGATGGTGATTTAAAGCTTTTCTTTATCATACATTCCAAGTGTTCTAGCTGTcagcacacaaacacatacacaaagaGCGATACTACTCCAAAATTTAAGTGGAAGCCGAACAGTGGTAAACACAAAATCTTCTTTTAAAGGAGTACTAAAATATTTTTtactcttcattttttttgtgctAAGTAAAGATCCTAGACCTCTAAATCCTAGAAGCAGTACTGCCAACCCTCACAGCACCACAATTAATTAATGTAATAGCTCTTCTACAGCCAGTTTCGATTTCGTTTGCCAGTAGGTGACTGGTGTTATGATGTTGTGATGCAGAAGGTAGTCACCTGGGAACCAGACATGCTACAAGGAACCGCATAGCAGGCGAGTGACTGAGCTGGAGCAAGTGCCAAAACATACTGGTGCCCAGTTCCCACATGGCAACCATCATGAAGTCACAACACTAGTCATCTCCAAGCAAGCAAAATTAAAGCTGGCCATAGAAGAGCTATTTCATTAATTATTTGGGGTGCTGTGAGGGTTGGCAGCATTTTTTCTAAGGTTTAGAGgtctaggagagagagagagagagagagaaaacatcttTATAGAAAAGTCCCTGCTGGGTTCGAAAGGGGAACGGAGGGGCGAGGAGGCTAGTCCCATAAGGCTCCCCTTTCTGCCTGATGATGGCCAGGCCTTGAACTGCAGCGACGTCCTCCACCAGCCCgacagcccagagctggtcttctgGGCATTCGCTGAGCagtatagcctcccactgctcaggggTTCTTATTATATAGGAGGCTAGTCCCATAAGGCTCCCCTTTTTGCCTGACGATGGCCAGGCCTTGAACTGCAGCGACGTCCTCCACCAGCCCgacagcccagagctggtcttctgGGCATTCGCTGAGCagtatagcctcccactgctcaggggTTCTTATTATATAGGAGGCTAGTCCCATAAGGCTCCCCTTTCTGCCTGACGATGGCCAGGCCTTATACTGCAGTGGCGTCCTCCACCAGCCCgacagcccagagctggtcttctgGGCATTCGCTGAGCagtatagcctcccactgctcaggggTTCTTATTATATAGGAGGCTAGTCCCATAAGGCTCCCCTTTCTGCCTGACGATGGCCAGGCCTTGAACTGCAGCGGCGTCCTCCACCAGCCCgacagcccagagctggtcttctgGGCATTCGCTGAGCagtatagcctcccactgctcaggggTTCTTATTATATAGGAGGCTAGTCCCATAAGGCTCCCCTTTCTGCCTGACGATGGCCAGGCCTTGAACTGCAGTGGCGTCCTCCACCAGCCCgacagcccagagctggtcttctgGGCATTCGCTGAGCagtatagcctcccactgctcaggggTTCTTATTATATAGGAGGCTAGTCCCATAAGGCTCCCCTTTCTGCCTGACGATGGCCAGGCCTTGAACTGCAGCGGCGTCCTCCACCAGCCCgacagcccagagctggtcttctgGGCATTCGCTGAGCagtatagcctcccactgctcaggggTTCTTATTATATAGGAGGCTAGTCCCATAAGGCTCCCCTTTTTGCCTGACGATGGCCAGGCCTTGAACTGCAGCGACGTCCTCCACCAGCCCgacagcccagagctggtcttctgGGCATTCGCTGAGCagtatagcctcccactgctcaggggTTCTTATTATATAGGAGGCTAGTCCCATAAGGCTCCCCTTTCTGCCTGACGATGGCCAGGCCTTGAACTGCAGCGGCGTCCTCCACCAGCCCgacagcccagagctggtcttctgGGCATTCGCTGAGCagtatagcctcccactgctcaggggTTCTTATTATATAGGAGGCTAGTCCCATAAGGCTCCCCTTTCTGCCTGACGATGGCCAGGCCTTGAACTGCAGCGGCGTCCTCCACCAGCCCgacagcccagagctggtcttctgGGCATTCGCTGAGCagtatagcctcccactgctcaggggTTCTTATTATATAGGAGGCTAGTCCCATAAGGCTCCCCTTTCTGCCTGACGATGGCCAGGCCTTATACTGCAGCGGCGTCCTCCACCAGCCCgacagcccagagctggtcttctgGGCATTCGCTGAGCagtatagcctcccactgctcaggggTTCTTATTATATAGGAGGCTAGTCCCATAAGGCTCCCCTTTCTGCCTGACGATGGCCAGGCCTTGAACTGCAGCGACGTCCTCCACCAGCCCgacagcccagagctggtcttctgGGCATTCGCTGAGCagtatagcctcccactgctcaggggTTCTTATTATATAGGAGGCTAGTCCCATAAGGCTCCCCTTTCTGCCTGACGATGGCCAGGCCTTGAACTGCAGCGACGTCCTCCACCAGCCCGACAGCCCAGAGCTGGCCTTCTGGGCATTCGCTGAGCagtatagcctcccactgctcaggggTTCTTATTTTAGCATTGTGGTTTATGTTGCGTCTGATATTGTTTGGAGCTGATGGGCATGCCCATGTAATAGTTGAGCATCGTTACGGTCTCCTCCGCTCTGAGTCGCCCCGCTAAGCCATAGTGGAGCGGcaggcgattttcacgttttagttatgcATTTAGCGCAGCGAAGCGGACCTTTCATAGTTGGAGcgccctctggccaaattcagggttacgaaacaaaataaaaacacccaCTGATCACTTTCGtaatgtaaaatggatatatatAAGTTATTtgtccatgaagtatctagaTGTGCACTTGTAATGCGTTACCAGTCCATTTTATTCAGTGAAAAATAAAGTGCCGTCATGGGGAACGCCAAatgatagccagcgagcttgcactgcgcatccaatccaatcctttctgaaGCCAATGCGACGCACAGTGCACACCACATCCTGCCACGCTGTGGGATATTTAAATGGGTCAGCAGTTGCAACTTCCTTTGGCAAAACTAAATCTTCGTCCATGTGAAATCGCTTTTGTGGCTTGCGCTGCGCAGATGAACATGAAGGCATGGTTGAAGTGCACGGCAAGGTCGAGAACATGTCACTGGAGGAAGTCATCTTGGAAAGAGCAAGGCAAGCGCGGTGCCTCGATGCacgtgcgagggggggggggggggtgcgtgcaTCGACCACCCTCGCTAGCGAAAGACGGCGGCGACGCTCCACTTGGACAGCttgtaagcggaccgtgtttgtcgctccgctagcccgcttgCGGCTAAGCGGAGGGCGCATTCGCACTTCCAGTCTGCTCAGCTGCTCAGTGGAGCGTAATAACGCCAACCCAAAACACTCTATTGTGAGGAAGGTCTGCACGCTGCGTACTGCATGTCTTACAGTGTGATAAATGTGCTTCCGAGTGTATTGGGTGCATGAGTAGTGGTGTAGGGAAGGTGCTTGTTTGTAGAAGTCTTCATGTAGTTGCTTGATATTTGTTTAATGATTTGTCAGGAGGAGGGTATTTGTAGTGAGCATTTCGATAGTAATCGAGGATTTCTCTGTAAGTGGTCGTTCGATGTCCCATTTGTCTGTATCGGCAAACTGTTCTTTCTTGATCTGGGTTTGGTTCTGGGGGGCATAGTTCTGTTTGGGTCTCTTCGGCGATTTGTTGTCTAGGGCCTTTATTTAGCGCAAGAAAATGAAGAGCAAGAAAGATCATGTCAGTGATCCTTTAGACTCGTTCGAATAAAATAAAGCTAAATTATGAGGTTTCACGCGTCAGAACCactatctcattatgaggcacgctgtagtgggggactccggcaaatttggaccacctggggatctctaacgtgcacttaaaatccaagtacacgggtattttttcaattcgcccctatcgaaatgtggccaccgtggccaggattcgatcccacgacctcgtgcttagcagcccaacaccatagccactaagcaaccgcggccgGGTCTCGTTTGAACAGAAACGCATTTTTCTCTGTATTGGGATTTTCAGTACGCATACCTCAGAGGGCACGCCTATGCTTGTTCCGCTGCCTCTGTGACTGGCATGGCACAGGGGAGCTCCCCCGTTGATGGCTGTGCCTGCGTGTCCGCTGTCGAACCAACGATGACGGGTTGCAAGGGTGGGGGCAGGCACGCCTCCATGGTGTCGGGAGACATGGGGTCACCAGAGGCCAGCAGCACGCGCTGCGCATCCTGCACATTTTTTTCAAAGAGGAGGAAAAGCACGGTCACACACAATATTCCAGACGTTGGCAAAACCCCTTCCGCAGTTTGCCCTGAGCTTGTCTTAGTTTCCCACTATTATACCAGCAACTCTTTTGATGTGCACAGTTGGCGTCAAAAGCGTGCCAGATGCAGGTTATGCGTTAAGGGTAGAATTTCAGCCCAGCTTTAGCTTGGAACCAGTAAGGAAGTGCACCAGTATGTAGGTCAGGTACACTGGTACAAGTAGCAGCAAATCTGAAATCCTGGATAAATGCCCAGGCTTGGGAAATATgtataaggggacattgcactagtgcataaaaaaggacacggataggaacatgaaaaaaagacACACCGAACGCTACGCATCAACTGGCTTTATTCTCGGTACACAAATATATAGGCAAAAAGACGCATGCTATACGATCAATCATGCACAATGCATGATTGATCGTATCGTAATCATGTACTGATCATGATTGATCATGCATGCATTATGCATGATCATGCATTAATCATGACTGATCATATCATAATCATGCATTGATGCGCTATGCATGATTGATGCAATAGGGTGCCATTGCATGCACAATGGCACCTTATTGCACAagaatttcatttcttttgcaATAAGTTAGGTTTGCTGACGCAGGCCTGTTTTTCCCGATGGATAAGGAATGCATTCATTCTCACATTGCAAGCGCTGCGAGAATGAATGCATGCCGTTCTTTGATAAGACTCAAGTGATTACTTCTAGCACAGATCAGAGAGAGCGTGAAATACTCGAGGCCTGTCAGATGAGAACTATATTTTTCTTGATTATGGACATGGCCTGCAAGTGATCTGTTTGTAAAGGTAAATTGCTATGCTATGTTTGTGCTTTCTACCACAGTATAATTGTATGAACATATCGAAGAATCAAGTGGGCTTTAAGATGTTGTTGATGGCAACACCGCGGAAAGCAGATTGCTTGTCAGGAGATGGATTTGACCAGCGTTTCTTGCTCAAAATTCATCCATGATGC
It includes:
- the LOC139056020 gene encoding uncharacterized protein; the protein is MSKEEMTTDHGLVARAAALEQEVQKLRQTPAPMPPDADYDSRFLNVYRELSAGRLPKAIPKPLLKDKILQSLKNEQESLERTLAVYTCRVKAAEEEIADLEDHNKVVAGAKKGASAVPSDYRAVKTLTNMRKKQIAKYLHNFYPKPHEIAHTAAHNYLTLNEILDRLLDASINPPEARYIRLGPEFWPLHIQVLLNMNLVERDPDRSEYVRLQDCG